In Tenrec ecaudatus isolate mTenEca1 chromosome 4, mTenEca1.hap1, whole genome shotgun sequence, a single window of DNA contains:
- the LOC142446793 gene encoding olfactory receptor 52H1-like: MVDFNLSGYNSEPFTLVGIPGLEKFHVWIGIPFCGIYLMTAVGNCVLLYLIAVEHSLHEPMFFFLSMLAATDLVLATAGVPNTLSIFWFGAHEITFPGCLTQMFFLPYSFVLDSAILMTMAFDRYVAICSPLRYTTILTPKTIIKIAVGISFRSFCIILPVVFLLTRLPFCRTHIIPHTYCEHIGVARLACADISINIWYGFCVPIMTVISDVILIAVSYALILCAVFSLPSRDARQKALGTCGSHVCVILMFYIPAFFSILAHRFGHNVPRTFHIMFANLYVIPPALNPIVYGVKTKQIRDKVILLFSTKATE; the protein is encoded by the coding sequence ATGGTGGATTTCAACTTGAGCGGTTACAACTCAGAACCTTTCACTCTGGTGGGTATCCCAGGCCTGGAGAAATTTCACGTGTGGATTGGGATTCCTTTCTGCGGCATCTACCTCATGACTGCTGTGGGCAACTGCGTTCTCCTCTACCTCATCGCAGTGGAGCACAGTCTGCATGAGCCCATGTTCTTCTTCCTCTCCATGCTGGCCGCGACCGACCTCGTCTTGGCCACAGCTGGTGTGCCTAATACTCTCAGTATCTTTTGGTTTGGGGCACATGAAATTACCTTCCCTGGATGCCTTACTCAAATGTTCTTTCTTCCCTACAGCTTTGTCCTAGACTCAGCCATCTTGATGACTATGGCATTTgatcgctatgtggccatctgctccccCTTGAGATACACAACcattttgactcccaaaaccatcaTCAAGATTGCTGTGGGCATCTCCTTCCGAAGCTTTTGCATCATCTTGCCAGTTGTATTCTTGCTGACCCGCCTACCTTTCTGCAGGACACACATTATCCCCCACACATACTGTGAGCACATCGGTGTTGCTCGGCTTGCTTGTGCTGATATTTCCATCAACATCTGGTATGGCTTTTGTGTTCCCATCATGACGGTCATCTCAGATGTAATTCTCATTGCCGTTTCCTACGCCCTCATTCTTTGTGCTGTCTTTAGTCTCCCCTCTCGAGACGCCCGCCAGAAGGCCTTGGGCACCTGTGGTTCTCATGTCTGTGTCATTCTTATGTTTTACATACCTGCTTTCTTCTCCATCCTTGCCCATCGCTTTGGACACAATGTTCCCCGAACTTTTCACATAATGTTTGCCAACCTGTACGTTATCCCCCCAGCACTTAACCCCATTGTTTATGGGGTAAAGACCAAACAGATCCGAGATAAAGTCATCCTCCTCTTTTCTACGAAGGCTACAGAGTGA